A genomic stretch from Anser cygnoides isolate HZ-2024a breed goose chromosome 30, Taihu_goose_T2T_genome, whole genome shotgun sequence includes:
- the LOC136787690 gene encoding olfactory receptor 14C36-like, with amino-acid sequence MTPLEMEDIKQLSTLPTLSQDPSAVQVLMANGQQRLKLNHILSDNSVVFSYCLFPPWSEPHVQKQQMSNSSSVSEFLLLAFADTRELQLLHFGLFLGIYLAALLGNGLILTAVACDHRLHTPMYFFLLNLALLDLGCISTTLPRAMVNSLRDTRAISYQGCAAQVFFSVFFVVAEYSLLTSMSYDRYVAICKPLHYGSLVGSRACAQMAAAAWGSGFLSAVLHTATTFSLPLCQGNAVEQFFCEIPQILKLSCSDAYLREVGALVFSVSLVFGCFVFIVLSYVQIFRAVLRIPSEQGPHKAFSTCLPHLAVVSLFVSTAMFAYLKPPSISSPSLDLLLAVLYVVVPPALNPLIYSMRNQDLKDTLKKMILVVIFT; translated from the exons ATGACTCCcttggagatggaggacatcaaacagttgtctaccttgcccactctctcacaggacccttctgctgtgcaggtgctgatggccaatgggcagcag AGGCTGAAACTGAATCACATATTATCAGATaattctgttgtattttcttactGTCTTTTCCCTCCTTGGTCAGAACCCCATGTCCAGAAACAGCAAATGTCCAatagcagctctgtgagcgagttcctcctgctggcattcgcagacacgcgggagctgcagctcctgcacttcgggctcttcctgggcatctacctggctgccctcctgggcaacggcctcatcctcaccgccgtagcctgcgaccaccgcctccacacccccatgtacttcttcctcctcaacctcgccctcctcgacctgggctgcatctccaccactctgcccagAGCCATGGTGAATTCCCTcagggacaccagggccatctcctatcaagggtgtgctgcacaggtcttcttttctgtctttttcgTTGTAGCAGagtattcccttctcaccagcatgtcctatgaccgctatgtggccatctgcaagcccctgcactacgggagcctcgtgggcagcagagcttgtgcccagatggcagcagctgcctggggcagtggctttctcagtgctgtcctgcacacggccactaccttttccctgcccctctgccaaggcaatgctgtggagcagttcttctgtgaaatcccccagatcctcaagctctcctgctcagatgcctacctcagggaagttggggcacttgtgtttagtgtttctttggtatttggttgttttgttttcattgtgttgtcctacgtgcagatcttcagggctgtgctgaggatcccctctgagcagggcccgcacaaagccttttccacgtgcctccctcacctggctgtggtctccctctttgtcagcactgccatgtttgcctacctgaagcccccctccatctcctcaccATCCttggacctgctgctggcagttttATATGTAGTAGTacctccagcactgaaccccctcatctacagcatgaggaaccaggacctgaaagacacactgaagaaaatgattctaGTGGTAATATTTACTTAG
- the LOC136787691 gene encoding olfactory receptor 14I1-like: MANSSSVSEFLLLAFADTRELQLLHFGLFLGIYLAALLGNGLILTAVACDHRLHTPMYFFLLNLALLDLGCISTTLPKAMANALWDTRVISYQGCVAQVFFFVFFIGTEYSLLTVMAYDRYIATCKPLHYGSLNGLGWKGPQRSSSSNSPTKGSDTPKEIMVAQDFI; this comes from the exons atggccaacagcagctctgtgagcgagttcctcctgctggcatttgcagacacgcgggagctgcagctcctgcacttcgggctcttcctgggcatctacctggctgccctcctgggcaacggcctcatcctcaccgccgtagcctgcgaccaccgcctccacacccccatgtacttcttcctcctcaacctcgccctcctcgacctgggctgcatctccaccactctccccaaagccatggccaatgccctctgggacaccagggtcatctcctatcaaggatgtgtcgcacaggtcttcttttttgtcttcttcattGGAACAGAGTATTCCCTTCTCACcgtcatggcctacgaccgctacatTGCGacctgcaagcccctgcactacgggagcctc aatggcctgggctggaaaggacctcaaagatcatctagttccaactcccctacCAAAGGCAGTGACACCCCCAAGGAGATCATGGTTGCTCAGGACTTCATCTAA